One genomic region from Spiroplasma endosymbiont of Polydrusus cervinus encodes:
- the polA gene encoding DNA polymerase I, producing MKKVLLIDGNSLLFRAFYATAYNGEMLKSLDGTPTNAVYTFANMLNKILKVNNYNSVVVAFDKGKKNFRHDLLENYKDGRSKTPNELIVQFPIVKEFLDSYQIPYLEQEGYEADDLLGCLAKVAEQENYYVDIFSSDKDLYQLITDKTNILVPRQGDSADVIDQAALAAKWGIKSSQVPDLKGLMGDSSDNLKGVPGVGEKTAVKLIKKYDSIENLYDNIDQIKGAVQKKIIKHKDSALLCKKVATIFCDVNLEQFSFIPFEPKQEVLMQFYLKYNMNSFVTRLFNNKENDVQNTSLKVKIIKAWQSEFNEDNTTVYLELLDENYHNSEIIGFGIVNSKGVFYFDYIDAKHDKLWHQFLSDNKYQKLTYHAKSLIVVLARDNIFVKNITYDMMLASYVYNSNVKNSLDTYINLFDKKQILTDELFYGKGVKKQIPTDVIKLSQFIGEKASYIHKLRPKIIELLKSNQQYDLYHNIELPTAFALARMEINGVKVDQHELTTQTVRIEKIVQELNDEINHLAQKEINPNSPKQISELLYQDLALPDRKKGSTAQETLEEIKANHSIILKILDYRKYQKLYSTYLKGMEKYIFSNGKVHTIYKQTLTNTGRLSSVEPNMQNISIRDEIQKEVRKIFVVSSSNNVLLSCDYSQIELRILAHMSKDQDLITAFNNNEDIHTNTAMKIFNLTKDEITPNIRRSAKTVNFGIIYGISDFGLATDLNISVAKAKAIISNYYQQFLTIKAFIESQIKFCKQNGYVTTIFNRKRYVPEINDRNYMQREFGKRIAMNMPIQGSAADIIKIALKNIDQEFLKLNLKAKIISQIHDELIFEIPQNELTQVQKIVKTLMEDSTQLDVKLTVDMKTGLSWYDLK from the coding sequence ATGAAAAAAGTATTGTTAATTGATGGAAATTCTTTGCTTTTTAGGGCATTTTATGCCACAGCTTATAATGGCGAAATGTTAAAAAGTTTAGATGGAACACCAACAAATGCTGTTTATACTTTTGCTAATATGTTGAATAAAATCTTAAAGGTAAATAATTACAATAGTGTTGTTGTTGCTTTTGATAAAGGCAAAAAGAATTTTCGGCATGATTTATTAGAGAACTATAAAGATGGTCGGAGCAAAACGCCAAATGAATTAATTGTCCAATTTCCGATTGTTAAAGAATTTTTAGATAGTTACCAAATTCCATATTTAGAACAAGAAGGATATGAAGCAGATGATTTATTAGGGTGTTTAGCAAAAGTTGCTGAGCAAGAGAATTACTATGTTGATATTTTTTCAAGTGATAAGGATTTATATCAATTAATTACTGACAAAACAAATATTTTAGTTCCTCGACAAGGGGATAGTGCCGATGTTATTGACCAAGCTGCTTTAGCAGCAAAGTGAGGAATCAAGTCTTCTCAAGTTCCTGATTTAAAAGGATTAATGGGTGATTCTTCTGATAATTTAAAGGGTGTTCCTGGTGTTGGCGAAAAAACAGCCGTAAAATTAATTAAGAAGTATGATTCAATTGAAAATTTATATGATAATATTGACCAAATTAAAGGTGCGGTACAAAAAAAAATAATAAAGCATAAAGATAGTGCTTTATTATGTAAAAAGGTAGCTACTATTTTTTGTGATGTTAATTTGGAACAATTTTCTTTTATTCCATTCGAACCAAAGCAAGAAGTTCTAATGCAGTTTTATTTAAAATATAATATGAACTCATTTGTAACAAGATTATTTAATAATAAGGAAAATGATGTTCAAAATACTAGTTTAAAAGTTAAAATTATTAAAGCATGGCAATCTGAATTTAATGAAGATAACACGACGGTTTATTTAGAATTATTAGATGAAAACTATCATAATTCAGAAATTATTGGCTTTGGAATTGTTAATTCAAAAGGTGTTTTTTATTTTGATTATATTGATGCAAAGCATGATAAGTTATGACACCAATTTTTAAGTGACAACAAATATCAGAAGCTAACTTATCATGCCAAGAGTTTAATTGTGGTTTTAGCGCGGGATAATATTTTTGTGAAAAATATTACTTATGATATGATGCTTGCCAGTTATGTTTATAATTCAAATGTTAAAAATAGTTTAGATACTTATATTAATTTATTTGATAAAAAACAAATTTTAACTGATGAATTATTTTATGGCAAAGGGGTAAAAAAACAAATTCCTACTGATGTAATTAAATTGAGTCAGTTTATTGGTGAAAAAGCATCATATATTCATAAGTTAAGACCAAAAATTATTGAGTTATTGAAAAGCAATCAACAGTATGATTTATATCATAATATTGAATTACCAACTGCTTTTGCCTTGGCTCGAATGGAAATTAATGGGGTTAAAGTTGACCAACATGAGTTAACAACGCAAACAGTACGGATTGAAAAAATTGTTCAAGAATTAAATGATGAAATTAATCATCTTGCCCAAAAAGAAATTAATCCTAATTCACCGAAACAAATTTCAGAGTTATTATATCAAGACTTGGCATTACCTGACCGGAAAAAGGGGTCAACGGCGCAAGAAACCTTAGAAGAAATTAAAGCTAATCATAGCATTATTCTTAAAATATTAGATTATCGAAAATATCAAAAATTATATTCAACGTATTTAAAAGGGATGGAAAAATATATTTTTTCCAATGGGAAAGTTCATACGATTTATAAGCAAACTTTAACAAATACTGGGCGTCTTTCTTCAGTGGAACCTAATATGCAAAATATTAGCATTCGCGATGAAATCCAAAAAGAGGTTCGTAAAATTTTTGTTGTTTCATCAAGTAATAATGTTTTATTATCATGCGATTATTCGCAAATTGAATTACGGATTTTAGCGCATATGTCAAAAGATCAAGATTTAATTACTGCTTTTAATAACAATGAAGATATTCATACTAATACGGCAATGAAAATTTTTAATTTAACAAAAGATGAAATTACGCCAAATATTCGCCGTAGTGCCAAAACAGTTAATTTTGGGATTATTTACGGAATTAGTGATTTTGGTTTGGCAACTGATTTAAATATTTCTGTTGCGAAAGCAAAAGCAATTATTAGTAATTATTATCAACAATTTCTGACAATTAAGGCTTTTATTGAAAGCCAAATTAAATTTTGTAAACAAAATGGTTATGTTACAACAATTTTTAATCGGAAACGCTATGTCCCAGAAATTAATGATCGTAATTATATGCAACGTGAATTTGGGAAACGAATTGCGATGAATATGCCAATTCAAGGGAGCGCTGCGGATATTATTAAAATTGCTTTAAAAAATATTGACCAAGAATTTTTAAAATTAAATTTAAAAGCAAAAATTATTTCCCAAATTCATGATGAACTAATTTTTGAAATACCACAAAACGAATTAACGCAAGTTCAAAAGATTGTTAAAACATTAATGGAAGATTCAACCCAATTAGATGTAAAGTTAACAGTTGATATGAAAACCGGCTTAAGTTGATATGATTTAAAATAA
- a CDS encoding 4-diphosphocytidyl-2C-methyl-D-erythritol kinase: MKIKSYGKFNLTLEVFYKNKLKKMHRSQSIIFPYQEEYDFVEVLPYQGQQTIFTCNKKELDWHNNTILDAYHKFIDMFPKFKSTPIHIHLIKNTTIGSGLGYSASNAVALIKLICNFFKINYFSRKIKKLIRNLSSDALFFYLEKPAIISGYGNKIKYLITNQINKYQIINLKIIDSKISSITKDVYHEFDHNYQYYKTKKIINNLYFNMLQQPAFKISPKLKKFYIALKKEYQYAMLSGSGGAFIVW, translated from the coding sequence ATGAAGATAAAGTCATATGGTAAGTTTAATTTAACCTTAGAAGTTTTCTACAAAAATAAGTTAAAAAAAATGCACCGTAGTCAGAGTATTATTTTCCCTTATCAGGAAGAATATGATTTTGTTGAGGTGTTACCGTATCAAGGTCAACAGACAATTTTTACTTGTAATAAGAAAGAACTTGATTGACATAATAATACTATTTTAGATGCTTATCATAAATTTATTGATATGTTTCCAAAATTTAAATCAACGCCAATTCATATTCATTTAATTAAAAATACAACAATTGGGTCAGGGCTCGGCTATTCTGCAAGTAATGCCGTGGCACTGATTAAACTTATTTGTAATTTTTTTAAAATTAATTATTTTTCTAGAAAAATTAAAAAATTAATTCGAAATCTTAGTTCCGATGCATTATTTTTTTATCTTGAAAAACCAGCAATAATATCAGGATATGGTAATAAAATTAAGTATTTAATAACGAATCAAATTAATAAATATCAGATTATAAATCTTAAAATTATTGATTCAAAAATCTCATCAATTACTAAAGATGTTTATCATGAATTTGATCATAATTATCAATACTATAAAACAAAGAAAATAATTAATAATCTTTACTTTAATATGTTACAACAACCAGCTTTTAAAATTAGTCCAAAATTAAAAAAATTTTATATTGCTTTAAAAAAAGAATATCAATATGCCATGTTATCTGGAAGCGGGGGCGCTTTTATTGTCTGATAA